A window from Bordetella petrii encodes these proteins:
- a CDS encoding cyclase family protein, giving the protein MPLPETRRAAQRCGPWIDLSHALGPAVPRASVFPQPTFQRIKSLPQDPLNVTEMRMVVHIGTHVDAPRHFFNDGPAFHEIPLERLAGPGVVLRVERGVGEEITAADLEQAPGEVQPGDIVALATGWGPLAHTHQYHDHPYLSPAAAQWLVDRRVKLLACDLPTPDMPVGRRPAQYDWPAHHILLGNGVLVAENITGLDALAGQRLEFVFSALNIEASDGAPARVLARAVDPL; this is encoded by the coding sequence ATGCCGCTGCCGGAAACCCGCCGGGCCGCGCAGCGCTGCGGCCCGTGGATCGACCTGTCGCATGCGCTGGGGCCGGCCGTGCCGCGCGCCAGCGTGTTTCCGCAGCCTACCTTCCAGCGCATCAAGAGCCTGCCGCAAGATCCGCTGAACGTCACCGAAATGCGCATGGTGGTGCATATCGGCACGCACGTCGATGCGCCCCGCCACTTCTTCAACGACGGCCCGGCCTTCCATGAAATCCCGCTCGAGCGCCTGGCCGGGCCGGGCGTGGTGCTGCGCGTCGAGCGCGGCGTCGGCGAAGAGATCACCGCCGCCGATCTGGAGCAGGCGCCGGGCGAGGTGCAGCCGGGCGACATCGTGGCGCTGGCCACCGGCTGGGGGCCGCTGGCCCATACCCATCAATACCACGACCACCCGTACCTGAGCCCGGCGGCCGCGCAATGGCTGGTGGACCGCCGGGTCAAGCTGCTGGCCTGCGACCTGCCCACGCCCGACATGCCGGTCGGCCGGCGGCCGGCCCAGTACGACTGGCCGGCGCATCACATCCTGCTGGGCAACGGCGTGCTGGTCGCCGAGAACATCACCGGCCTGGACGCCCTGGCCGGCCAGCGCCTGGAATTCGTGTTCTCGGCGCTGAACATCGAAGCTTCCGACGGCGCGCCGGCGCGTGTGCTGGCCCGCGCGGTCGACCCTCTTTAA
- a CDS encoding carboxymuconolactone decarboxylase family protein, with product MTTDTLELGLQTRREVLGAAHVNASMAQADDFAAPLQELVTRYCWGDVWNRPGLDRKTRSLLNLAMLTALNRPQELRLHIKGGLNNGLTKEEIREALLQAAVYCGVPAAVDSFRSAKEVFKELGA from the coding sequence ATGACAACCGATACGCTGGAACTGGGGCTGCAAACCCGCCGCGAGGTGCTGGGCGCCGCGCACGTCAACGCTTCAATGGCCCAGGCCGACGATTTCGCGGCGCCGCTGCAAGAACTGGTCACCCGTTATTGCTGGGGCGACGTCTGGAACCGCCCCGGGCTCGACCGCAAGACGCGCAGCCTGCTAAACCTGGCCATGCTCACCGCCCTTAACCGCCCGCAGGAACTGCGCCTGCACATCAAGGGCGGGCTGAACAACGGCCTGACCAAAGAAGAAATCCGCGAAGCCCTGCTGCAGGCGGCCGTGTACTGCGGCGTGCCCGCCGCCGTGGACAGCTTCCGGTCCGCCAAGGAAGTTTTCAAGGAACTGGGCGCCTAG
- a CDS encoding NAD(P)-dependent oxidoreductase: MDQEIYGFVGVGNMGTPMAMRLRQAGKRVVVYDPNAAAVAALAASGIESAASPAAVAGQAGTVFLSLPTPAIVSAVATGQDGLIEGRRVRTVVDFSTIGPQAAVRVARALAERDIAYVDAPVSGGVPGARAGTLAVMVSCPTALYTQLQPVLATFGKLFHLGEGAGQAQTMKLANNLLSAAAIAVSSEAMVMGVKAGLDPRVMLDVINAGSGRNSATQDKFPRAILPGTFDYGFGTGLSYKDVRLCVDEAETLGVPMVVGAAVREMLAITNASYGPESDYTSMCRLVESWAGVQVRG, from the coding sequence ATGGACCAGGAGATCTACGGATTCGTCGGCGTGGGCAACATGGGCACGCCCATGGCCATGCGCTTGCGGCAGGCCGGCAAGCGCGTGGTGGTGTACGACCCCAACGCCGCGGCGGTGGCCGCGCTGGCGGCCTCGGGCATCGAAAGCGCCGCCTCGCCGGCCGCGGTGGCCGGCCAGGCCGGCACCGTGTTTCTCAGCCTGCCCACGCCCGCCATCGTATCGGCGGTGGCCACCGGCCAGGACGGCCTCATCGAAGGCAGGCGGGTACGCACCGTGGTGGACTTTTCCACCATCGGGCCGCAGGCCGCGGTGCGCGTGGCCCGCGCCCTGGCCGAGCGCGACATCGCCTACGTCGACGCCCCGGTCAGCGGCGGCGTGCCGGGCGCGCGCGCGGGCACGCTGGCGGTGATGGTGTCCTGCCCCACCGCTTTGTACACGCAGCTGCAGCCGGTGCTGGCCACCTTCGGCAAGCTGTTCCACCTGGGCGAAGGCGCGGGGCAGGCGCAGACCATGAAACTGGCCAACAACCTGCTGTCCGCCGCCGCCATCGCGGTGTCGTCCGAAGCCATGGTCATGGGGGTAAAAGCCGGGCTGGACCCCCGCGTCATGCTGGACGTGATCAACGCCGGCTCGGGCCGCAACAGCGCCACGCAGGACAAGTTCCCGCGCGCCATCCTGCCGGGCACCTTCGACTACGGCTTCGGCACCGGGCTGTCGTACAAAGACGTGCGGCTGTGCGTGGACGAAGCCGAAACGCTGGGCGTGCCCATGGTGGTGGGCGCGGCCGTGCGCGAAATGCTGGCCATCACCAATGCCAGCTACGGCCCCGAATCCGACTACACCTCGATGTGCCGGCTGGTCGAATCCTGGGCCGGGGTGCAGGTGCGCGGCTAG
- a CDS encoding class II glutamine amidotransferase: protein MCRWMAYTGSPLQLETVIFKARHSLIDQSLHSRLGATTTNGDGFGLGWYGRDPDELPYRYRSIHPAWNDRNLREAARAIRAPLFVAHIRAATDTPAQETNCHPFRHGRWLFVHNGQIRNYPLLRRDLMMQISPQYFTSLEGSTDSEVMFLLALSFGLESEPVQALQRMAAVVEDVGHRHGVEHPLTMTVCALDGQRLIAVRYSSEANSRSLFHSTDVRHLKQLYPDEPRIAALDDDAYMLLSEPLVELPGAWEDVPEATAIVAGGGRVQAYPFLPGRG from the coding sequence ATGTGCCGCTGGATGGCCTATACCGGTAGTCCCTTGCAGCTCGAGACCGTGATTTTCAAGGCTCGGCATTCCCTTATCGACCAGAGCCTGCATTCGCGGCTGGGCGCCACCACCACCAACGGCGACGGCTTCGGCCTGGGCTGGTACGGCCGCGACCCGGACGAGCTGCCGTACCGCTACCGCAGCATCCATCCGGCCTGGAACGACCGCAACCTGCGCGAAGCGGCCCGCGCCATCCGGGCGCCGCTGTTCGTGGCGCATATCCGCGCGGCCACCGACACGCCGGCCCAGGAAACCAACTGCCATCCGTTTCGCCACGGCCGCTGGCTGTTCGTGCACAACGGGCAGATCCGCAACTATCCGCTGCTGCGGCGCGACCTGATGATGCAGATCTCGCCGCAGTACTTCACATCGCTGGAAGGCTCCACCGATTCCGAGGTGATGTTCCTGCTGGCCCTGAGCTTCGGGCTGGAATCCGAGCCCGTGCAGGCCCTGCAGCGCATGGCGGCAGTGGTGGAAGACGTGGGGCACCGGCACGGCGTCGAGCACCCGCTGACCATGACGGTGTGCGCGCTGGACGGCCAGCGCCTGATCGCGGTGCGGTATTCCAGCGAAGCGAATTCGCGTTCGCTGTTCCATAGCACCGACGTGCGGCACTTGAAGCAGCTGTATCCCGACGAGCCGCGCATCGCGGCCCTGGACGATGACGCCTACATGCTGCTGTCGGAGCCGCTGGTCGAGCTGCCCGGCGCATGGGAAGACGTGCCCGAAGCCACCGCCATCGTGGCCGGCGGCGGCCGGGTGCAGGCCTACCCGTTCCTGCCCGGGCGCGGCTGA
- a CDS encoding sulfite oxidase yields the protein METTPRNPARRRLLAGSAGALAAAGLGATGVARAAEQAAGKAAAPAAPAAAKPLPAYAAWKDADSVIVHSANTIETRRGAFGDGVITPARELYVRNNLPPPDASILDDRDAWAIEIQGVKQPRTLTLGELKTLGVDTMATVLQCSGNGRGFFPHQPSGTKWQVGAAGCVMWTGIPVRTLVEHLGGLEGDPAYMTGTGGEKLPDGLDPKTLMVERSVPRDTLQDAMLAWEMNNEPLSLAHGGPLRLIVPGYTGVNNVKYIKRLAFTAEQSPVKIQQTSYRLAPLDAKPGPDYPSAWAMTPKSWVTAPGADGAPVKAGRQLVRGVAFCGIHAVKRVDVSIDGGKTWKQAALVGPDLGKYAWRQFALAVELPAGEHVLTSRVEDTEGNVQVEERVENVRGYLNASWRDHALKVTAS from the coding sequence ATGGAGACTACACCCCGTAATCCCGCGCGTCGCCGCCTGCTGGCCGGCAGCGCCGGCGCACTGGCCGCGGCCGGGCTGGGCGCCACCGGCGTGGCGCGCGCCGCCGAACAGGCGGCCGGCAAGGCCGCCGCCCCGGCCGCGCCCGCGGCGGCCAAGCCGCTGCCGGCTTATGCCGCCTGGAAAGACGCCGACAGCGTCATCGTCCACAGCGCCAACACCATCGAGACCCGGCGCGGCGCCTTCGGCGACGGCGTCATTACGCCGGCGCGCGAACTGTATGTGCGCAACAACCTGCCGCCGCCCGACGCGTCCATTCTCGACGACCGCGATGCCTGGGCCATCGAGATCCAGGGCGTCAAGCAGCCCCGCACGCTGACGCTGGGCGAACTCAAGACGCTGGGCGTCGACACCATGGCCACGGTGCTGCAGTGCTCGGGCAACGGCCGCGGCTTTTTCCCGCACCAGCCCAGCGGCACCAAATGGCAGGTGGGCGCGGCCGGCTGCGTCATGTGGACCGGCATCCCGGTGCGCACGCTGGTCGAACACCTGGGCGGCCTGGAAGGCGACCCCGCCTACATGACGGGCACCGGCGGCGAAAAACTGCCCGATGGCCTGGATCCGAAAACGCTGATGGTAGAACGCTCGGTGCCGCGCGACACCCTGCAGGACGCCATGCTGGCCTGGGAAATGAACAACGAGCCGCTGTCGCTGGCGCACGGCGGGCCGCTGCGCCTGATCGTGCCGGGCTACACGGGCGTCAACAACGTCAAGTACATCAAGCGCCTGGCGTTCACGGCCGAGCAAAGCCCCGTCAAAATCCAGCAGACCAGCTACCGGCTGGCGCCGCTGGATGCCAAGCCCGGCCCCGACTACCCTTCGGCCTGGGCCATGACGCCCAAGTCATGGGTGACCGCGCCCGGCGCCGACGGCGCGCCCGTCAAGGCCGGCCGGCAGCTGGTGCGCGGCGTGGCGTTCTGCGGCATCCATGCCGTCAAGCGCGTGGACGTATCCATCGACGGCGGCAAGACCTGGAAGCAGGCCGCGCTGGTGGGGCCCGACCTGGGCAAGTACGCCTGGCGCCAGTTTGCCCTGGCGGTCGAACTGCCCGCCGGCGAGCACGTGCTGACCAGCCGCGTCGAAGACACCGAAGGCAATGTCCAGGTGGAAGAGCGCGTCGAGAACGTGCGCGGCTACTTGAACGCCAGCTGGCGCGACCATGCGCTGAAGGTCACCGCGTCATGA
- a CDS encoding c-type cytochrome, which produces MLSHPFRRRARGWRPGLAALAASLYAACAGAADPASAEAGRVLFTKTAAPACAVCHTLADAGATGAIGPNLDELKPDANRVAQAVRNGIGVMPAFESLSDADVQTLAEYVANATGAQ; this is translated from the coding sequence ATGCTGTCCCATCCCTTCCGCCGCCGCGCCCGCGGCTGGCGGCCCGGCCTGGCCGCGCTGGCGGCCAGCCTGTATGCGGCCTGTGCCGGCGCGGCCGACCCGGCCAGCGCCGAAGCCGGCCGCGTCCTGTTCACCAAGACGGCCGCGCCGGCCTGTGCCGTGTGCCACACGCTGGCCGATGCCGGCGCCACCGGCGCCATCGGCCCCAACCTGGACGAACTCAAGCCCGACGCCAACCGGGTCGCCCAGGCCGTGCGCAACGGCATCGGCGTGATGCCGGCATTCGAATCCCTCAGCGACGCCGACGTGCAGACACTGGCCGAATACGTGGCCAACGCCACCGGCGCACAATAA
- a CDS encoding VOC family protein — MKPRITLITLGVDDLARAVQFYRDGLGLATPGITGTEFEHGAVAFFDLQPGLKLALWPRASLAHDSGLPAGPRSATECSLAHNVADKAEVDQVMQQARAAGAVIAKPAADTFWGGYAGYFQDPDGHLWEVAWNPQMLPLEEPR; from the coding sequence ATGAAGCCCCGCATCACCCTGATCACCCTGGGCGTGGACGACCTGGCGCGCGCCGTGCAGTTTTATCGCGACGGCCTGGGCCTTGCCACGCCGGGCATTACCGGCACCGAATTCGAGCATGGCGCCGTGGCGTTTTTCGACCTGCAGCCGGGCCTGAAGCTGGCATTGTGGCCGCGCGCCAGCCTGGCGCACGACAGCGGCCTGCCGGCCGGGCCGCGCAGCGCCACCGAGTGCTCGCTGGCGCACAACGTGGCCGACAAGGCCGAAGTCGACCAGGTCATGCAGCAGGCGCGCGCGGCCGGCGCCGTCATCGCCAAGCCCGCCGCCGACACCTTCTGGGGCGGTTACGCGGGCTATTTCCAGGACCCCGACGGGCATCTGTGGGAAGTGGCCTGGAACCCCCAGATGCTGCCGCTGGAAGAGCCCAGGTGA
- a CDS encoding NADP(H)-dependent aldo-keto reductase — protein MKYRKLGRTDTEVSLIGLGTMTWGEQNSEADAHRQLDYALSRGVNLVDTAEMYPVPPKPETQGRTETYVGTWLAKTGRRHDIVLASKAAGPVRDAKRPSHIRDGKTFLDRKNLTAALDASLKRLQTDYLDLYQLHWPDRTTATFGRAYPWIDDDYTVPVQETLEVLQDFVRAGKVRHIGVSNETPWGVAQFIKQSDALGLPRIDTIQNPYSLLNRTYESGLSEFSHREQVSLLAYSPLAMGVLSGKYLDGTRPEGARLTLFTRFTRYSNERTEAATRQYVQLAREHGLSPTHLALAWVNQQPSVASNLIGATTLEQLKENIDSVDVDLAPELLEQIDGIHAGNPNPAP, from the coding sequence TTGAAATACCGCAAACTCGGCCGCACCGATACCGAAGTCAGCCTGATCGGCCTGGGCACCATGACCTGGGGCGAGCAGAATTCCGAGGCCGACGCGCATCGGCAGCTCGACTATGCGCTGTCGCGCGGGGTGAACCTGGTCGATACCGCCGAAATGTATCCGGTGCCGCCCAAGCCCGAAACGCAGGGCCGCACCGAAACCTATGTGGGCACCTGGCTGGCCAAGACCGGGCGCCGCCACGACATCGTGCTGGCCAGCAAGGCCGCCGGGCCGGTGCGCGACGCGAAACGCCCCAGCCACATCCGCGACGGCAAGACCTTTCTCGACCGCAAGAACCTGACCGCGGCGCTGGACGCCAGCCTGAAGCGGCTGCAGACCGATTACCTGGACCTGTACCAGCTGCACTGGCCCGACCGCACCACGGCCACCTTCGGCCGCGCCTACCCGTGGATCGACGACGACTACACGGTGCCCGTCCAGGAAACCCTGGAAGTCCTGCAGGACTTCGTGCGCGCCGGCAAGGTGCGGCACATCGGCGTGTCGAACGAAACCCCGTGGGGCGTGGCGCAGTTCATCAAGCAGTCCGACGCCCTGGGCCTGCCGCGCATCGACACCATCCAGAACCCGTACAGCCTGCTCAACCGCACCTACGAAAGCGGCCTGTCCGAATTCAGCCACCGCGAACAGGTCAGCCTGCTGGCCTATTCGCCGCTGGCCATGGGCGTGCTGTCGGGCAAGTACCTGGACGGCACCCGCCCCGAAGGCGCGCGCCTGACGCTGTTCACGCGCTTTACCCGCTACAGCAACGAACGCACCGAGGCGGCCACGCGGCAGTACGTGCAGCTGGCGCGCGAACACGGGCTGTCGCCCACCCACCTGGCGCTGGCCTGGGTCAACCAGCAGCCCTCGGTGGCCAGCAACCTGATCGGCGCCACCACGCTCGAACAGCTGAAAGAAAACATCGACAGCGTCGACGTCGACCTGGCGCCGGAACTGCTGGAACAGATCGACGGCATCCACGCCGGCAACCCCAACCCGGCGCCGTAG
- a CDS encoding putative hemolysin: MPRTLLPAACLALLAGCASQAGPSAGMANPASVYCQELGGRLQIVETSKGQMGVCMLPDGEQIEEWDLYRRAHPEEKT; encoded by the coding sequence ATGCCGAGAACACTACTGCCCGCAGCCTGCCTGGCACTGCTTGCCGGCTGCGCAAGCCAGGCCGGGCCCTCCGCGGGCATGGCCAACCCCGCGTCGGTGTACTGCCAGGAACTCGGCGGGCGCCTGCAGATCGTCGAGACGTCCAAGGGGCAGATGGGGGTCTGCATGCTTCCCGATGGCGAACAGATCGAAGAATGGGATCTGTATCGCCGCGCCCATCCCGAAGAAAAAACCTGA
- a CDS encoding haloacid dehalogenase type II, producing MAWHEVQALVFDVFGTVVDWRNGVAREAAPFLARHGQGRIEPLAFADAWRSHYGPSMQAVRSGQRPFVRLDVLHRENLEATLREAGIDPAGVPAAELDALNLAWHRLDPWPDSVAGLARLKTRYIIAPLSNGNIRLMLDMAKRAGLPWDAILGAEVAQAYKPMPQAYLRTAEVLGLAPSQVCMVAAHNGDLAAARQCGLKTAFVRRPTEHGPGQTTDLQPQQDWDALADDFGSLADQLVG from the coding sequence ATGGCGTGGCACGAGGTACAGGCACTGGTATTCGACGTGTTCGGCACGGTGGTCGACTGGCGCAATGGCGTGGCGCGCGAGGCCGCTCCGTTCCTGGCCCGGCACGGCCAGGGCAGGATAGAACCGCTGGCCTTCGCCGATGCCTGGCGCAGCCATTACGGGCCGTCGATGCAGGCAGTGCGCAGCGGCCAGCGGCCGTTCGTGCGGCTGGACGTCCTGCATCGCGAAAACCTGGAAGCCACCCTGCGCGAGGCCGGCATCGACCCGGCCGGGGTGCCGGCCGCCGAACTCGATGCGCTGAACCTGGCGTGGCATCGCCTGGACCCCTGGCCCGATTCGGTGGCCGGGCTGGCCCGCCTGAAAACCCGCTACATCATCGCGCCGCTGTCGAACGGCAACATCCGCCTGATGCTGGACATGGCCAAGCGCGCCGGGCTGCCCTGGGACGCCATCCTGGGCGCCGAAGTGGCGCAGGCCTACAAGCCCATGCCGCAGGCCTACCTGCGCACCGCCGAGGTGCTGGGCCTGGCGCCGTCGCAGGTGTGCATGGTGGCCGCGCACAATGGCGACCTGGCGGCCGCGCGGCAGTGCGGGCTGAAAACCGCATTCGTGCGCCGGCCCACCGAACACGGGCCCGGCCAGACCACCGACCTGCAGCCGCAGCAGGACTGGGATGCGCTGGCCGACGACTTCGGCAGCCTGGCCGACCAGCTGGTGGGCTAG
- a CDS encoding ABC transporter permease codes for MNFYAIRAIYLFEMARAWRTLMQSVASPVVSTALYFVVFGSAIGSHMVEIEGVSYGAFIVPGMIMLSLLTQSVANASFGIYMPRFSGTIYEIHSAPISYVEIVTGYVGAAASKSIILGLITLVTARLFVDFQIQHPFWMIGFLLLTSVTFSLFGFIIGVWADGFEKLQIIPLMIITPLTFLGGTFYSIKMLPPFWQGVTLFNPVVYLVSGFRWSFYGVSDVSVAISLGMTLVFLAACLVGVRWIFKTGYRLKT; via the coding sequence ATGAATTTCTACGCCATCCGCGCCATCTACCTGTTCGAAATGGCCCGCGCCTGGCGCACGCTGATGCAGAGCGTGGCCTCGCCGGTGGTTTCCACCGCGCTGTATTTCGTGGTGTTCGGCTCGGCTATCGGGTCGCACATGGTCGAGATCGAAGGCGTCAGCTACGGGGCGTTCATCGTGCCGGGCATGATCATGTTGTCGCTGCTGACGCAGAGCGTGGCCAACGCTTCGTTCGGCATCTACATGCCGCGCTTCAGCGGCACCATCTACGAAATCCACTCGGCACCGATCTCGTACGTGGAAATCGTCACGGGCTACGTGGGCGCGGCGGCCAGCAAGTCCATCATCCTGGGCCTGATCACGCTGGTCACGGCCCGCCTGTTCGTCGATTTCCAGATCCAGCACCCGTTCTGGATGATCGGCTTCCTGCTGCTGACCTCGGTCACCTTCAGCCTGTTCGGCTTCATCATCGGCGTGTGGGCCGACGGCTTCGAGAAGCTGCAGATCATCCCGCTGATGATCATCACGCCGCTGACCTTCCTGGGCGGCACCTTTTATTCCATCAAGATGCTGCCGCCGTTCTGGCAGGGCGTTACCCTGTTCAACCCGGTGGTGTACCTGGTCAGCGGCTTTCGCTGGAGCTTCTACGGCGTTTCGGACGTCAGCGTGGCCATCAGCCTGGGCATGACGCTGGTGTTCCTGGCAGCATGCCTGGTGGGCGTGCGCTGGATCTTCAAGACAGGTTACCGGCTCAAAACCTAG
- a CDS encoding ATP-binding cassette domain-containing protein, with the protein MQPVISVQGLSKTYASGHQALKNVNLDIHRGEIFALLGPNGAGKTTLISIICGIVNPGQGRVLADGHDIVADYRAARSRIGLVPQEISTDAFESVWNTVTFSRGLFGKPANPAYVEKVLRDLSLWDKKDSRIMALSGGMKRRVMIAKALSHEPQILFLDEPTAGVDVELRRGMWDMVRRLRESGVTIILTTHYIEEAQEMADRIGVIRKGEIILVEEKHALMKKLGKRQLALTLKTALPAVPAALAGYGLELTDEGHRLVYSYDNEQGGGEVARLLRQLDEAGIEFTDLSSSESSLEEIFVSLVSAQS; encoded by the coding sequence GTGCAGCCCGTCATTTCCGTACAAGGCCTGTCCAAGACGTACGCGTCCGGACACCAGGCCTTGAAGAACGTCAACCTGGACATCCACCGCGGCGAGATATTCGCGCTGCTGGGCCCTAACGGGGCCGGCAAGACGACCCTGATCAGCATCATCTGCGGCATCGTCAACCCCGGGCAGGGCAGGGTGCTGGCCGACGGCCACGACATCGTGGCCGATTACCGGGCGGCGCGCTCGCGCATCGGGCTGGTGCCGCAGGAAATCTCCACCGACGCCTTCGAAAGCGTGTGGAACACGGTGACCTTCAGCCGGGGCCTGTTCGGCAAGCCGGCCAACCCCGCCTATGTCGAGAAAGTGCTGCGCGACCTGTCGCTGTGGGACAAGAAAGATTCGCGCATCATGGCCCTGTCGGGCGGCATGAAGCGCCGCGTGATGATCGCCAAGGCGCTGTCGCACGAGCCGCAGATCCTGTTCCTGGATGAACCCACCGCCGGCGTCGACGTCGAACTGCGCCGCGGCATGTGGGACATGGTGCGGCGCCTGCGCGAAAGCGGGGTCACCATCATTCTTACCACCCACTACATCGAAGAAGCCCAGGAAATGGCCGACCGCATCGGCGTGATCCGCAAGGGCGAGATCATCCTGGTCGAGGAAAAACACGCGCTGATGAAAAAACTGGGCAAGCGCCAGCTGGCGCTGACCCTGAAAACCGCGCTGCCGGCCGTGCCGGCGGCGCTGGCCGGCTATGGCCTGGAACTGACCGACGAGGGCCACCGGCTGGTGTATTCATACGACAACGAGCAGGGCGGCGGCGAGGTGGCGCGCCTGCTGCGCCAACTGGACGAGGCCGGGATCGAATTCACCGATCTCAGTTCATCGGAAAGTTCGCTGGAGGAAATCTTCGTCAGCCTGGTGAGTGCCCAATCATGA
- a CDS encoding FixH family protein: MTNPAPPNPWHREPWPWFLMAGPLLAILGCIITIYLAVTRFADQPIAEGAVRRGLVVERVQPAVAAPAADPAPAAAQAPARP, translated from the coding sequence ATGACGAATCCCGCACCACCCAACCCCTGGCACCGCGAACCGTGGCCGTGGTTCTTGATGGCCGGACCGCTGCTGGCCATCCTGGGCTGCATCATCACCATCTACCTGGCCGTCACGCGCTTTGCCGACCAGCCCATCGCCGAAGGGGCGGTCAGGCGCGGCCTGGTGGTCGAACGGGTGCAGCCGGCCGTGGCCGCGCCCGCCGCCGACCCGGCGCCCGCGGCGGCCCAGGCCCCCGCGCGGCCCTGA